One genomic region from Rosa rugosa chromosome 1, drRosRugo1.1, whole genome shotgun sequence encodes:
- the LOC133734973 gene encoding uncharacterized protein LOC133734973 produces MQWNDSAAEEAFNCAEKRFLDKIDGLPCNIPLPDPDAYIHKIDWSSSRTSTGPELVTDNQETRGKDEGEVVIDDVESLSDQSSWGPGWLPGAWDESEEESEEDANSSVDNEENLDHKEAADVVGFDNSIGNNRDKNKMVQELMMGLILESPL; encoded by the coding sequence ATGCAATGGAACGACTCTGCAGCTGAAGAGGCATTCAATTGTGCAGAGAAGCGGTTTCTGGATAAGATTGACGGCCTTCCCTGCAACATACCACTGCCTGATCCTGATGCTTACATTCATAAAATAGATTGGAGCAGCTCCAGAACTAGTACTGGTCCGGAACTGGTTACGGATAACCAAGAAACTCGAGGCAAAGATGAAGGAGAGGTTGTTATTGATGATGTTGAGTCCCTTTCGGATCAGTCATCTTGGGGCCCTGGATGGTTGCCGGGGGCATGGGACGAGTCGGAGGAGGAATCCGAAGAGGATGCTAACAGCAGCGTAGATAATGAAGAGAATCTTGATCACAAGGAAGCAGCAGATGTAGTAGGATTTGACAACAGTATTGGGAATAACCGGGATAAAAACAAAATGGTACAAGAATTGATGATGGGGTTAATTTTGGAGAGTCCATTGTAG
- the LOC133735130 gene encoding uncharacterized protein LOC133735130 — translation MDGIRRRKVASRPPKDSWEEQLYLSVGKELWEKLTDSNNKCIYLYQNVARWNDSAAKEAFENEKTRFLAKIKEVPCNVPSPDPDAYIDEIDWSDFGNPELVWDEEESNEWRSEGEFILEGFEVLDPSFCVGWGPETWYEAKKEEEVKKDTDEEKAWEAYWEVDLAAAVGGGRGNSDGKKWYNSSSRRCTPRNGGGYRLGRGICIGRR, via the coding sequence ATGGATGGGATTCGACGTCGAAAAGTTGCTTCCAGGCCACCGAAAGATAGTTGGGAAGAGCAACTCTACTTGTCTGTAGGCAAAGAGTTATGGGAGAAACTGACCGACTCCAATAACAAGTGCATATATCTCTACCAAAACGTTGCCCGGTGGAACGACTCTGCGGCCAAAGAGGCCTTCGAAAATGAGAAAACCCGGTTCTTGGCAAAGATCAAGGAGGTTCCCTGCAACGTGCCGTCGCCAGATCCCGACGCTTATATTGATGAAATAGATTGGAGCGACTTCGGCAACCCGGAACTGGTTTGGGACGAGGAAGAAAGTAATGAATGGAGAAGTGAAGGTGAGTTTATTCTTGAGGGTTTTGAGGTTCTTGATCCTTCGTTTTGCGTAGGATGGGGGCCGGAGACGTGGTACGAGGCAAAGAAGGAAGAGGAGGTGAAGAAAGATACTGACGAAGAAAAGGCTTGGGAAGCTTATTGGGAGGTAGACCTAGCGGCGGCGGTAGGAGGAGGACGAGGCAACAGTGATGGAAAGAAGTGGTATAACTCATCATCAAGACGTTGTACCCCGAGAAATGGCGGTGGTTATCGATTGGGCAGAGGAATTTGTATAGGGAGAAGATAA